CTGCGATGGAAACTAAGATACAGTCCGGTTTTAAATGATCTTTGATCTGTGGAAGCACTTCCGCAAATTTATTTGGTTTTACAGCGAGAAATAAAATATCGCTTCGTTCTGCAACAACTTCATTCGATTGTGTTGTCTCTATCGAAAATTTTGTACGGATTTTATCAAGTGTCTCAGGAGAATGCGCACTTGCGATGATCTGGCTGGTCGTCACCAAAGACGCATCTAAAATACCGCCGATCATGGCGCTTCCCATATTGCCGGCACCGATAAAACCAATCATTTTATCTAACATAAAATCCTCCTTGTTTTGTTTTTTATCATTCAAATTCTATCCTAGTCTATTTGGGTGGAAACGTCAATATTTTATACGCTTCTTGAGTTTCCGTACTTTTATCCACAAAGCCCCGTTTTTATAGGCATTGCTATAAACAACTTTCAAAAATGTCCAAAATATAAGGAATCCTATTCCTTTTTGATGTAAAATTTAATCACTACAAAAAAATCATACTAAACAAAAAAAAAGGAGGATTCCCTGTGGTTAATTTTACATCAAATGAAACGGGAAATTTTAACTTTTACAAATAAGATTTCTGAACATCTTTCTAAGCCAGAAAAGAAGTTTACTGCTGATATCACTTATGGCATGCTGGCTTCTGGCAGTTGTCTGTTAACAGAGGTTGCAGATCAGCTCCATGAACCTTCCCAAAAGATCAACATTGTTGACCGTTTATCCAGACACCTTGAAAAAGGTACTCCTACCGTTGCAGCTGCTTCTTATCTTCAGTTAATAAAAAAGTGGATTCCATCAGATCCGGTCATCCATATCGATGATAGTGATGTTGTAAAACCTGATGGATATCAGTTTGAGTCGCTTGGCATAGTCCGGGATGGTTCAGAAAGTACATCTACAAAAAATGTTTACAAAAAGGGCTATCATGTTACAGAGGCTTGTGTACTTACAAGCAGTAATCAAAGTGTCAAGAACCTATTTCTCACGCTGGAAAATAGAGGAATATTTTTGCTGTAAGAAGCAAATGTTCCAGTTTGAAAACTTTCGTGTTCGCAAACTGAAAGCTATCAATGCACTTAATTTTTACATTACCTTATGCATGGCATTTCTGGCTCACATTTCCATGAAATCAGAAATCCATGCGCTAAAAGTTGCAATTATACAAACAGCGGATACTATAAAAGAAAAAGAATATTTCTCCCAAAGCCCAGCTCCGGTTGGGGTTATTAAAGTATCTCTAATCAGAACACTGCTATTCAAAATCATTCAAAAATTTAGCAGATTGGTACTTTAGGAAGATATACTCACTTTTTATTACAGTTTGTGGAAACTCAAGTTTATACGGAGATAGGAAGTGACACCAGTTGCGGACACATAAGAATATTATTTTCGTTGACACGGGAGTTAGAAAAGACTAACATATAAACGTCAACAGAAAAATAAAGACGTACAGAAAGGAAACCAAAATGGAAAAAGAGAAGCAAAAAAGAGCAATGCTTGCAGGAATTGCGGCAATGGCGCTTTTTATGATCGGTGACTGGCTTTTGGATGTCAAAGGAAGCGGCAATAAAGAGGTTGGGTTATTTGTCAATTCCAACTGGCCAGCAATGTCTATGTGGCGTTTTGAGGTATCTATTCTTTTAGCAGCAGCGGCAATGCCGTTATACTGGATTGCGCTTAAGGAACTTAGGCATATAGTGACAGATGCCTGCAGCAGGAATCCAAAGGGGCATGCCCTGGCAATGAAGCGTTTGTTTGATTTCAGTTCTGCAGCAGGATTAATATCTGTGTTGTTTATCCATATTATGTGCTGCCTGTTGCCGATTATCTTTAAAACATCTTATGGAATGGGAAGTACATTTGAACAGGCAGCAGATGTGACAAATCAGGTCGGCATGTACATATTGCTTCCATTTATGATTTATTATCTGGTTATGGATATCGGAATGTCTGTGGTGATGGTCTATCTGATCCTGACCAGACGGTTTGCACTGCCAAAATGGATGGCATGTTTT
The Roseburia rectibacter DNA segment above includes these coding regions:
- a CDS encoding DUF6796 family protein; this translates as MEKEKQKRAMLAGIAAMALFMIGDWLLDVKGSGNKEVGLFVNSNWPAMSMWRFEVSILLAAAAMPLYWIALKELRHIVTDACSRNPKGHALAMKRLFDFSSAAGLISVLFIHIMCCLLPIIFKTSYGMGSTFEQAADVTNQVGMYILLPFMIYYLVMDIGMSVVMVYLILTRRFALPKWMACFHPVGGLVLCEIFAAIPVVWCNDVSVAFESMGHLLMFVAGYVLLQQFDKIKTIIAKKGKKKTGLTSNCN